actttaccactccaggccagtaacacgtactcgggaatcattgtagaacaaagcattgcagtgtatgtttgctggcattcaaacaacatccgttctttatctctctgtgttatcctcaggagagtgagatctaattcatggtcacctggttgaaatagagtgcttttcttcaggggacactcagaggagcccattcctgctgggctgtttgcctgtggctaaacagaaatgttccccgctgttagccacagggaggggggaaggttgagggggtagtcacgcggtgggaggaggcaaaatgcgaccttgtaacgaaagcacatgtgctatgtatgtaatgttaacagcaaggtttaccctgaaagagtgtagccactgttttataaaatgtgtctttttaaataccgctgtccctttttttttctccaccagctgcatgtgtttcaatgatcacaggatcttctccttcccagacgctagtgaagcttagaaagaaaaaaaaacgcactcgcgatgaaatgttctccgagctcatgctgtcctcccacactgacagagcacagacgaatgcgtggaggcaaataatgtcagagtgcaggaaagcacaaaatgaccgggaggagaggtggcgggctgaagagagggctgaagctcaaatgtggcggcagcgtgatgagaggaggcaggattcaatgctgaggctgctgcaggaccaaaccagtatgctccagtgtatggttgagctgcagcaaaggcagctggagcacagactgccactgcagcccctctgtaaccaaccgccctcctccccaagttccatagcctccacacccagacgcccaagaacgcggtgggggggcctccggccaaccagccactccaccacagaggattgcccaaaaaaaagaaggctgtcattcaataaattttaaagttgtaaacttttaaagtgctgtgcttaaagtgctgtgtggcattttccttccctcctccaccacccctcctgggctaccttggtagtcatccccctatttgtgtgatgaatgaataaagaatgcatgaatgtgaagcaacaatgactttattgcctctgcaagcggtgactgaagggaggaggggcgggtggttagcttacagggaagtagagtgaaccaaggggcggggggtttcatcaaggagaaacaaacagaactttcacaccgtagcctggccagtcatgaaactggttttcaaagcttctctgatgcgtaccgcgccctcctgtgctcttctaaccgccctggtgtctggctgcgcgtaaccagcagccaggcgatttgcctcaacctcccaccccgccataaacgtctcccccttactctcacagatattgtggagcacacagcaagcagtaataacaatgggaatattggttttgctgaggtctaagcgagtcagtaaactgcgccagcgcgcctttaaacgtccaaaggcacattctaccaccattctgcacttgctcagcctgtagttgaacagctcctaactactgtccaggctgcctgtgtacggcttcatgagccatggcattaaggggtcggctgggtccccaaggatacatataggcatttcaacatccccaacagttattttctggtctgggaataaagtcccttcctgcagcttttgaaacagaccagagttcctgaagatgcgagcgtcatgcacctttcccggccatcccacgttgatgttggtgaaacgtcccttgtgatccaccagagcttgcagcactatcgaaaagtaccccttgcggtttatgtactcggcggcttggtgctccggtgccaagatagggatatgtgttccgtctatagccccaccacagttagggaatcccattgcagcaaagccatccactatgacctgcacatttcccagggtcactacccttgatatcagcagatctttgattgcgtgggctacttgcatcacagcagcccccacagtagatttgcccactccaaattgattcccaactgaccggtagctgtctggcgttgcaagcttccacagggctatcgccactcgcttctcaactgtgagggctgctctcatcttggtattcatgtgcctcagggcaggggaaagcaagtcacaaagttccatgaaagtgcccttacgcatgcaaaagtttcgcagccactgggaatcgtcccagacctgcaacactatgcggtcccaccagtctgtgcttgtttcccgagcccagaatcggcgttccacagcatgaacctgccccattagcaccatgatgcatgcattggcagggcccatgctttcagagaaatctgtgtccatgtcctgatcactcacgtgaccgcgctgacgtcgcctcctcgcccggtatcgctttgccaggttctggtgctgcatatactgctggataatgcgtgtggtgtttaatgtgctcctaattgccaaagtgagctgagcggcctccatgcttgccttggtatggcgtccgcacagaaaaaaggcgcggaacgattgtctgccgttgctctgacggagggaggggcgactgacgacacagcttacagggttggcttcagggagctaaaatcaacaaagggggtgcctgtacatcaaggagtatttcaggcaggacttcacggagggttccaataagaaatgg
The nucleotide sequence above comes from Caretta caretta isolate rCarCar2 chromosome 1, rCarCar1.hap1, whole genome shotgun sequence. Encoded proteins:
- the MIX23 gene encoding protein MIX23 isoform X2, whose product is MPLPYWEQGVFPEVGDLLRVMRTIDDRIVHELNTTLPTASFAGKVDANQTCKELYQSLMEAHASREKIIKSCIAQTSNVVKTLREKREKAQDDIALLKQLRQEQTKLPEANPVSCVVSRPSLRQSNGRQSFRAFFLCGRHTKASMEAAQLTLAIRSTLNTTRIIQQYMQHQNLAKRYRARRRRQRGHVSDQDMDTDFSESMGPANACIMVLMGQVHAVERRFWARETSTDWWDRIVLQVWDDSQWLRNFCMRKGTFMELCDLLSPALRHMNTKMRAALTVEKRVAIALWKLATPDSYRSVGNQFGVGKSTVGAAVMQVAHAIKDLLISRVVTLGNVQVIVDGFAAMGFPNCGGAIDGTHIPILAPEHQAAEYINRKGYFSIVLQALVDHKGRFTNINVGWPGKVHDARIFRNSGLFQKLQEGTLFPDQKITVGDVEMPICILGDPADPLMPWLMKPYTGSLDSS
- the MIX23 gene encoding protein MIX23 isoform X1; its protein translation is MAAPSGVRTCEDFAEFQDLLRVMRTIDDRIVHELNTTLPTASFAGKVDANQTCKELYQSLMEAHASREKIIKSCIAQTSNVVKTLREKREKAQDDIALLKQLRQEQTKLPEANPVSCVVSRPSLRQSNGRQSFRAFFLCGRHTKASMEAAQLTLAIRSTLNTTRIIQQYMQHQNLAKRYRARRRRQRGHVSDQDMDTDFSESMGPANACIMVLMGQVHAVERRFWARETSTDWWDRIVLQVWDDSQWLRNFCMRKGTFMELCDLLSPALRHMNTKMRAALTVEKRVAIALWKLATPDSYRSVGNQFGVGKSTVGAAVMQVAHAIKDLLISRVVTLGNVQVIVDGFAAMGFPNCGGAIDGTHIPILAPEHQAAEYINRKGYFSIVLQALVDHKGRFTNINVGWPGKVHDARIFRNSGLFQKLQEGTLFPDQKITVGDVEMPICILGDPADPLMPWLMKPYTGSLDSS